The proteins below come from a single Dinghuibacter silviterrae genomic window:
- a CDS encoding PepSY-associated TM helix domain-containing protein, translating into MKYWIGRIHLWLGLASGLVVLLVSLTGCLFVFQQEVSDGWYKDRFFVTPSTTALPLSTLLTHARAALGTPVNNVTTYADPARAWEFMSYKENPDALTYFGTLVYYRSVFIDPHTGRITGSRDYKHDFFFLVKYLHWSLLLNTRYGQPIVGWSTIVFVVLLLTGLVLWWPKRWTRAARRQSFSIKWGARFKRLNYDLHNVLGFYVLLLALVMALTGLVFAFGWMSRWVGAIGREHVVAAPRAQAVAAAGTPVHAAQTTAAIVDPGATMTLNSNAAPDPLDAAFARAKTLLPDARRIGLTPPGDRDSTIAINGYRGCRTYYDRDDLLFDRRTGRLLKRINFIERTVGDKLLNMNYDIHVGAIGGLVGKLLAFIISLVCASLPVTGFLVWWGKKRKRPRATSPPAARGPNRYSSITSQ; encoded by the coding sequence ATGAAATACTGGATCGGCCGCATACACCTATGGCTCGGACTCGCCTCCGGGTTGGTGGTTTTGTTGGTCAGCCTCACCGGTTGTCTTTTTGTCTTCCAGCAGGAGGTGTCGGATGGATGGTATAAGGACCGGTTCTTCGTGACACCGTCGACTACGGCTCTCCCCCTGAGTACACTCCTAACGCACGCCCGCGCCGCACTCGGCACGCCCGTCAACAACGTGACGACCTACGCCGATCCGGCCCGCGCCTGGGAATTCATGTCTTACAAAGAAAACCCCGACGCCCTCACGTACTTCGGCACGCTGGTGTATTACCGTTCCGTTTTTATCGATCCGCACACCGGCCGGATCACGGGGAGCCGGGATTATAAACACGACTTCTTTTTCCTTGTAAAATACCTCCACTGGAGTCTTTTGCTCAATACCCGATACGGGCAACCCATCGTGGGGTGGAGCACCATTGTCTTCGTGGTGCTGCTGCTCACCGGGCTTGTGCTCTGGTGGCCAAAACGGTGGACTCGGGCGGCCCGGCGGCAAAGCTTTTCCATTAAGTGGGGCGCCCGGTTTAAGCGGCTTAACTACGACCTCCATAATGTGTTGGGTTTTTACGTCCTGCTCCTGGCGCTCGTGATGGCGCTGACCGGGTTGGTGTTTGCCTTCGGCTGGATGTCGCGGTGGGTTGGCGCGATCGGGCGGGAGCACGTGGTTGCTGCTCCGCGCGCACAGGCGGTGGCCGCAGCCGGGACCCCGGTTCATGCTGCGCAGACGACTGCCGCTATCGTTGACCCCGGCGCAACAATGACCCTAAACTCCAACGCAGCCCCCGACCCCTTGGACGCCGCCTTCGCCCGCGCAAAGACCCTCCTCCCGGACGCGCGCCGCATCGGTCTCACCCCCCCGGGTGACCGCGACAGCACGATCGCGATAAACGGCTACAGGGGCTGCCGGACCTACTACGACCGCGACGACCTCCTCTTCGACCGCCGCACGGGCAGGCTTTTAAAACGCATCAACTTTATTGAAAGAACCGTTGGCGACAAGCTCCTTAACATGAATTACGACATCCACGTCGGAGCCATCGGCGGCCTGGTCGGTAAGCTACTTGCCTTTATCATCAGCCTCGTCTGCGCAAGCCTGCCGGTGACGGGGTTCCTGGTGTGGTGGGGCAAAAAAAGAAAGCGCCCACGGGCCACGAGCCCGCCCGCAGCGCGCGGGCCAAATCGTTATTCATCGATCACCTCCCAATAA
- a CDS encoding glycosyl hydrolase 115 family protein, with protein sequence MNRLLFLLVCMSFGAARGVAQDPGAAAGPDLVTFHPAPGAFPLTGTPILVDSADDWVVQQAGQWLAGDLQKVTGQASAVVPGGPGQVPPATADGHATAGAMNIVVIGTLEKSQLIRRLVTSGKLKTSTLKGQWDAFSIQVVPHPFKGVDKALVIAGSNKRGATYGALELSREMGVSPWYWWADVPVRQQPAVFVQHLPYNSGAPGVKYRGIFINDEAPAFSGWTRATFGGVNHQVYTRIFELLLRLKANFLWPAMWGNAFNDDDTLNPVLADRYGIVMSTSHHEPMLRAQQEWKRYGSGPWNYETNAKVLQDFWRKGIGNMGTHESVVTIGMRGDGDKPMSEGSNIELLERIVADQRQIIHEVTGKNPADVPQVWALYKEVQDYYDKGMRVPDDVTLLLCDDNWGNLRRLPPVGAPHRKGGYGIYYHFDYVGGPRNYKWLNTNSIARTWEQMRLAYDHDVRQIWVVNVGDLKPMEYPISFFLDYAWDPAHWDAAKVAAYARRWATEQFGPEHAVAIGHLLERYTFFNSRRKPELLAPDTYSLLHYRESEKVTAAYDLLRTQAEALYATLPSDQKDAFFELVLFPIQACANLGDLYAHAGLNNLYTAQGRASANDLADSVKVDFIRDSLLSYQYNHDLAGGKWIHMMDQTHIGYTYWQEPRRNTMPKISVLALPSSPLMGVAVEGSDAWWGEGEPARIADSAGGAAVFRVVNRPGDPNGFEGAHGVLSGVPAAPATGVAVLPWFTVYLPQRHYIDIFNRGTEPFDYTVTVSAPWVRVWAAGPVAAGGRFAADGGAVPAAGGAAPVARGRVTTEQRLWVAVTKDAPPGASSATVTITSSTGKSVTVRLMVQGRVSGNVPTEGFVENDGYVAMNAAHYTKAAGNWMRIDGVGKVGAGMTASTGDDAHLDYPFYIFDTGNATVQCYCSPTLSYEGKGGRRFAVSVDDGAPVTLSLPAEQEGPVWNKMVADNISIVSHTVRIDRFGAHVLHFWKVDPGVVLQKLVIDLGGARPCYLGPPETPMQPGLKDYFRDEFPIGVAVTPRDLGNPLVLAQFNSLTPENAMKMAPIHPGPARYNFVAADTIVAFAQAHGLRVRGHNLCWHEQVPAWMFADNPTKEQLLQRLHDHITAVVSRYKGKVYAWDVVNEAIADDSTQFLRDSPWFRICGEDFIKQAFVYAHAADPQAQLFYNDYNTERPEKCERVYRLLKDLVDEGIPITGVGLQAHWSLWEPTPADLRAAIERFSSLGLKVQFTEIDMSHYPWEKNRRTRLATDDDTFTAALSARQALQYKTVFDIFREYAPVINGLTFWNVSDAHTWLDNYPVPGRKNHPLLFDGEGEAKEAYWEVIDE encoded by the coding sequence ATGAACCGCCTTTTGTTTTTGCTTGTCTGCATGAGCTTTGGCGCCGCCAGGGGCGTGGCGCAGGACCCCGGCGCCGCCGCGGGGCCGGACCTCGTCACCTTTCACCCCGCGCCCGGGGCCTTTCCCCTGACGGGGACCCCGATCCTCGTCGACAGCGCGGATGACTGGGTCGTGCAACAGGCGGGGCAGTGGCTGGCGGGCGACCTGCAAAAGGTGACGGGGCAGGCGTCGGCGGTGGTGCCCGGCGGCCCGGGGCAGGTGCCTCCGGCGACCGCGGACGGACACGCGACGGCGGGCGCGATGAACATCGTTGTTATCGGCACGCTGGAAAAGTCGCAGCTCATTCGGCGGCTGGTCACCTCAGGCAAGCTGAAGACGTCCACCCTCAAGGGCCAATGGGATGCCTTTTCCATACAGGTGGTGCCCCACCCCTTCAAGGGCGTGGACAAAGCCCTTGTCATCGCCGGCAGCAATAAAAGAGGCGCGACGTATGGGGCGCTGGAACTGTCGCGGGAGATGGGCGTGTCACCCTGGTACTGGTGGGCGGACGTGCCGGTACGGCAGCAGCCCGCGGTGTTTGTGCAGCACCTGCCCTACAACTCCGGCGCGCCGGGGGTGAAGTACCGGGGGATCTTTATCAACGACGAGGCGCCCGCTTTTTCGGGCTGGACCCGGGCGACGTTTGGCGGGGTCAACCACCAGGTCTATACGCGAATATTCGAACTCCTACTGAGGTTGAAGGCAAATTTTCTTTGGCCGGCCATGTGGGGAAACGCGTTTAATGATGACGACACGCTCAACCCGGTCCTCGCGGACCGGTATGGGATCGTCATGAGTACGTCTCACCACGAGCCCATGCTCCGGGCGCAACAGGAATGGAAACGCTACGGGTCGGGGCCCTGGAACTATGAGACCAACGCCAAGGTCCTCCAGGATTTTTGGCGAAAAGGCATCGGGAACATGGGTACGCACGAAAGCGTCGTCACCATCGGGATGCGCGGGGACGGGGACAAGCCGATGTCCGAGGGGAGCAACATCGAGCTCCTGGAGCGGATCGTAGCCGACCAGCGCCAGATCATCCACGAGGTGACGGGGAAAAATCCCGCGGACGTGCCCCAGGTCTGGGCGCTGTATAAAGAGGTCCAGGACTATTATGACAAGGGGATGCGCGTCCCGGACGACGTGACGCTCCTGTTGTGTGACGACAACTGGGGTAACCTCCGCAGGCTGCCTCCGGTGGGCGCTCCCCATCGGAAGGGGGGCTATGGCATTTACTATCACTTCGACTATGTGGGTGGCCCCCGGAACTACAAATGGCTCAACACGAATTCCATCGCGCGCACCTGGGAACAGATGCGCCTGGCGTACGACCACGACGTGCGCCAGATCTGGGTGGTCAATGTGGGAGACCTGAAGCCCATGGAATACCCAATCAGCTTTTTCCTTGACTATGCCTGGGATCCCGCGCACTGGGACGCCGCCAAGGTCGCCGCTTATGCGCGCCGCTGGGCAACGGAACAGTTTGGACCGGAGCACGCCGTGGCCATCGGCCACCTGCTGGAGCGCTATACTTTTTTCAACAGCCGGCGCAAGCCCGAGTTGCTGGCACCGGATACCTACAGCCTCCTTCACTACCGTGAGTCGGAAAAGGTGACGGCGGCCTATGATCTTTTGCGCACCCAGGCCGAGGCGCTGTATGCCACGCTGCCTTCCGATCAGAAAGATGCTTTTTTCGAACTGGTGCTTTTCCCGATCCAGGCGTGTGCCAACCTGGGGGACCTGTATGCTCATGCGGGGCTCAACAATTTGTATACCGCCCAGGGGCGGGCGTCGGCCAACGACCTCGCCGACAGCGTCAAGGTCGATTTTATACGGGACTCCTTACTGTCCTATCAATACAACCACGACCTCGCAGGTGGCAAATGGATCCACATGATGGACCAGACGCACATCGGCTATACGTACTGGCAGGAGCCACGCAGGAACACCATGCCGAAAATTTCGGTTTTGGCATTGCCCTCCAGCCCGCTTATGGGTGTTGCGGTCGAAGGCTCGGACGCCTGGTGGGGAGAAGGTGAACCCGCCCGCATCGCAGACAGCGCGGGGGGCGCGGCCGTCTTCCGGGTGGTCAACCGGCCCGGGGACCCCAATGGTTTTGAGGGCGCGCATGGGGTGCTTTCGGGTGTGCCGGCTGCCCCGGCCACCGGGGTGGCGGTGTTGCCGTGGTTTACGGTGTATTTGCCGCAGCGGCATTATATCGACATTTTTAACCGGGGAACGGAGCCCTTCGATTATACGGTGACGGTGAGTGCACCGTGGGTGCGGGTGTGGGCGGCGGGCCCGGTGGCCGCGGGCGGGCGATTTGCGGCTGACGGCGGTGCAGTGCCCGCGGCAGGCGGCGCAGCGCCAGTGGCCCGCGGTCGTGTGACCACAGAGCAGCGGCTATGGGTCGCCGTTACCAAGGACGCCCCCCCGGGCGCCTCCAGCGCGACCGTGACCATCACCTCCTCGACGGGAAAAAGCGTCACCGTCCGCCTGATGGTCCAGGGCCGCGTCTCCGGCAATGTCCCAACGGAGGGTTTTGTCGAAAACGACGGCTACGTCGCGATGAACGCGGCGCACTATACGAAGGCCGCGGGCAACTGGATGCGTATAGACGGCGTGGGAAAGGTCGGAGCAGGCATGACCGCCTCCACGGGCGACGACGCACACCTCGACTACCCTTTTTATATTTTTGATACCGGCAACGCCACCGTGCAATGCTACTGCTCCCCCACCCTTAGCTATGAAGGTAAGGGCGGACGGCGGTTTGCGGTGTCGGTGGACGACGGTGCGCCGGTCACCCTTTCTTTGCCGGCGGAGCAGGAAGGCCCGGTGTGGAACAAGATGGTGGCGGACAACATCAGCATCGTTTCACACACGGTCCGGATCGACCGTTTCGGCGCACACGTGCTGCACTTCTGGAAGGTCGACCCGGGTGTCGTTTTGCAAAAGCTGGTCATCGACCTCGGCGGCGCCCGGCCCTGCTACTTGGGTCCCCCCGAAACGCCGATGCAACCGGGGCTAAAGGACTATTTCCGGGACGAATTTCCGATAGGCGTGGCCGTTACACCGCGCGACCTGGGCAATCCGCTGGTGCTGGCGCAGTTTAACAGCCTCACCCCGGAAAACGCCATGAAGATGGCGCCCATCCACCCCGGCCCGGCCCGGTATAATTTTGTGGCGGCCGATACGATTGTTGCTTTTGCACAGGCTCATGGGCTGCGCGTCCGGGGTCACAACCTGTGCTGGCACGAACAGGTGCCCGCGTGGATGTTTGCGGACAACCCGACCAAAGAGCAGCTTTTGCAGCGTCTGCACGACCACATCACGGCGGTGGTCAGCCGCTACAAAGGCAAGGTCTACGCCTGGGATGTCGTCAACGAAGCCATCGCGGACGACAGCACCCAGTTCCTCCGCGACTCACCCTGGTTCCGGATCTGCGGCGAGGATTTTATCAAACAAGCCTTTGTCTACGCGCACGCCGCGGATCCCCAGGCCCAGCTTTTTTACAACGACTATAACACCGAGCGGCCCGAAAAGTGTGAGCGCGTCTACCGTCTCCTCAAAGACCTCGTCGACGAGGGTATTCCCATCACCGGCGTCGGTCTCCAGGCGCACTGGTCGCTCTGGGAGCCGACCCCGGCAGACCTCCGCGCCGCCATCGAACGCTTCTCTTCCCTGGGGCTGAAAGTGCAGTTTACCGAAATCGATATGTCCCATTACCCCTGGGAAAAGAACCGCCGCACCCGCCTTGCCACCGACGACGACACCTTTACCGCGGCACTCAGCGCCCGGCAAGCGCTGCAATACAAAACCGTTTTCGACATTTTCAGGGAATATGCTCCCGTCATCAACGGGCTCACGTTTTGGAACGTCAGCGACGCGCACACCTGGCTGGACAACTATCCGGTGCCGGGGCGGAAGAATCATCCACTTTTGTTTGATGGGGAGGGGGAGGCGAAAGAGGCTTATTGGGAGGTGATCGATGAATAA
- a CDS encoding SDR family NAD(P)-dependent oxidoreductase, producing the protein MDKSQQTAIVTGGGSGIGKAIAESFMKAGIHTVILGRDLHKLKTMQDRWGGLCTTLECDLTRLDTLPAVVARIEALRGRIDILVNNAGINMKKDFTEVTDTEFQGILLTNVTAVFALSREVVKVMLKHGAGAILNISSMASQYGIPKVTAYTASKAAIEGMTRSMAIDLSPLGIRVNCIAPGFIRTDMSAKALDQDAERKQKVLSRTPMGNLGEPSDIGEAALFLCSEGARYITGVVLPVDGGNSVGF; encoded by the coding sequence ATGGACAAAAGTCAACAAACAGCCATCGTCACTGGTGGAGGCTCAGGTATAGGAAAAGCCATTGCCGAATCATTTATGAAAGCCGGGATCCACACCGTCATTCTCGGCCGCGACCTCCACAAGCTAAAGACCATGCAAGACCGGTGGGGAGGCTTGTGTACTACCCTGGAATGCGACCTTACCCGGCTCGACACCCTCCCCGCCGTGGTGGCCCGGATCGAAGCCCTCCGCGGGCGCATCGACATCCTGGTCAACAACGCCGGGATCAACATGAAAAAGGATTTTACCGAGGTCACCGACACCGAATTCCAGGGCATCCTCCTGACCAACGTCACCGCCGTGTTCGCCCTCTCCCGGGAAGTCGTCAAAGTGATGCTGAAACACGGCGCCGGCGCCATCCTCAACATCAGCTCCATGGCGTCCCAATACGGCATCCCCAAGGTGACCGCCTACACCGCGTCCAAAGCCGCCATCGAAGGCATGACGCGCTCCATGGCCATCGACCTCTCTCCCTTAGGGATCAGGGTCAACTGTATCGCCCCCGGCTTTATCCGCACCGACATGTCCGCCAAGGCCCTCGACCAGGACGCCGAGCGCAAGCAAAAGGTGTTGTCGCGGACGCCCATGGGGAACCTGGGGGAGCCTTCTGATATTGGGGAAGCGGCGCTCTTCCTGTGCTCGGAAGGGGCAAGGTATATCACGGGCGTGGTGCTGCCCGTTGATGGGGGGAACTCCGTCGGTTTTTAA
- a CDS encoding LacI family DNA-binding transcriptional regulator — MDQDKDVTIYDLARVLNISVATISRALKDDPVVSKKTKKKILDLAEEMGYRSNHFARNLRNRRTHMIGVIIPRVNSYFMSTVIAGIEKVTNEAGYNLIISQSSESVAKEIQCVRTMFNNRVDGLLVSLAYDTTDTSHFDLFQRKSIPFLFFDRVAEDNRWANVLIDNRKASYEVTSHLIAQGCRRIVHVTANSKSNVYSDRILGYKQALADHHLPFAEENIIRNTLSQEAGGDAAAFIRQMDPLPDGVFVANDNCAVGCLLALKRSGLRIPEDIAIAGFNNDPVSTVVEPNLTTVNYPGYEMGVVAARNLIHHLNGTSGIEVTNTILLKAELIVRASTQRG, encoded by the coding sequence ATGGATCAGGATAAAGACGTAACTATATATGACCTCGCCCGGGTGTTGAATATCTCCGTAGCGACGATCAGCCGTGCATTAAAGGACGATCCGGTCGTTAGCAAAAAGACCAAAAAGAAGATCCTGGACCTGGCGGAGGAAATGGGCTATCGGTCCAACCACTTCGCCCGGAACCTGCGCAACCGGAGGACCCACATGATCGGCGTGATCATCCCCCGGGTGAACAGTTATTTCATGTCCACGGTCATCGCGGGGATCGAAAAGGTCACCAACGAGGCCGGTTACAACCTGATTATCAGCCAGTCGTCCGAATCCGTCGCCAAGGAAATCCAGTGCGTCCGGACCATGTTCAACAACCGGGTCGACGGCCTTCTCGTGTCCCTGGCCTATGACACCACCGACACGAGCCACTTCGACCTTTTCCAGCGGAAGTCCATCCCCTTCCTGTTTTTCGACCGCGTTGCGGAAGACAACCGCTGGGCTAACGTATTGATCGACAACAGGAAAGCAAGCTACGAAGTCACCAGCCACCTGATCGCGCAGGGCTGCCGGCGGATCGTCCACGTCACGGCGAATTCCAAAAGCAACGTCTACAGCGACCGGATACTGGGATACAAACAGGCATTGGCCGATCATCACCTTCCTTTTGCCGAGGAAAACATCATCCGGAATACTCTCAGCCAGGAAGCGGGGGGCGATGCTGCCGCTTTTATCCGGCAGATGGATCCCCTCCCCGACGGTGTCTTCGTGGCCAACGACAACTGCGCCGTCGGCTGTCTGCTGGCCCTGAAACGCAGCGGGTTACGCATTCCGGAAGACATCGCCATCGCAGGGTTCAACAACGACCCGGTCTCCACCGTGGTCGAGCCCAACCTCACGACCGTCAACTATCCCGGTTATGAAATGGGTGTGGTCGCCGCAAGGAACCTCATCCACCACCTCAACGGGACGTCCGGTATCGAAGTGACCAACACCATTTTGTTAAAGGCGGAGCTGATCGTCCGGGCATCCACCCAAAGAGGCTAA
- a CDS encoding SusC/RagA family TonB-linked outer membrane protein, whose protein sequence is MLPKLFAGRLLLPILLLFFTTTEAQQKARAVEQEVRGHVTSVTGTPLAGASVQVKGTNRGVVTDGSGNFVIRAKPNDILVITSVGYTPHEVDARSFLRSQTPLQVSLEVSNTSLDQVIVVGYGTQRKRDVTGSVVSVSGAALQEVPTANVISELKGRAAGVDIISNSATPGGGGQIRIRGNRSLATTQSASDGLDQPLLVVDGIPYGGSINDLNPDDIVSLDILKDASATAIYGSRGSGGVILVTTRRGRVGKAVTSVNTYFGVSSILGEYHVFDGKEYAQFKTDAGTYNRSAGGTGVNSYALTNAEQAGLAAGTSTDWQKLIYQKATTTSTQLNISGGTEGTQYGLNVGYYNENGIIPNQNFRRFALGTTLDHNMSSHLKIGIATMNSLQVANTPGGSGVPSGIMRFSPLTSPYNPDGSLNLHPLVGSIDAAFVNPLTLKTDAVAILARARTLRTFNSLYGEWAIMPGLKYRINVGLDYYQTQSDNYSGPNTFVQNNTSLAAASESVGNSQSWRYTIENLLTYDKTFAEKHRLTFTGLYSVQKDHTDASSFTGTGIPADYIQNTNLALANTVTAGTGTWAERGLISYMGRVNYAYDNRFLLTATVREDGASVLSQGHQYFVYPALAGGWNLTNEKFMAGTSRVLTNLKLRGGWGITSNQGVDPYSTLGALTTSTYNFGTTTAGQQGTYVVTNLANPNLHWESTAQTNIGVDFGFLKSRITGSIDVYHQATKDILLSETLPPSNGAGTTIANLGKTSGKGIEIALSTINIQARNFTWSTDVNFYLNREKVVQLTAPGVKQDIVDGWFVGQPLSVIYDLKKIGIWQTSDSISGKLAAQTSPVQYPGQIKVQDLNHDGKIDANDRQIIGNFQPKWEGGFTSRMTYKNIDFTFVIFARMGQMVEVPYITDDGGANGYPFFMQSRANQLKVNYWTRTNPTNDFPAPDASLQSIIWGSTLGYTDGSFIKMRSINLGYTFPSRVLGHIGISSLRVYATAENPFIIWAPFVKKGYGPDPEGNGYGGSVTTANAGGTTPSPSRQVSVNANNPSTRQFNVGLNLKF, encoded by the coding sequence ATGCTGCCAAAACTTTTTGCCGGGCGACTGCTCCTGCCCATACTACTGCTTTTTTTCACGACAACCGAGGCCCAGCAAAAGGCCCGCGCGGTTGAACAGGAGGTTCGGGGACACGTGACCTCCGTCACGGGCACGCCCCTGGCGGGCGCGTCGGTACAGGTCAAGGGGACCAACCGGGGCGTCGTGACCGATGGGTCGGGTAATTTCGTGATCCGGGCGAAGCCCAATGACATCCTTGTGATTACGTCGGTAGGGTATACACCCCACGAGGTGGACGCCCGGTCTTTTCTCAGGAGCCAAACACCGCTCCAGGTATCCCTGGAAGTATCCAACACCTCCCTGGACCAGGTGATCGTGGTGGGTTACGGGACCCAGCGCAAACGGGATGTCACGGGTTCGGTGGTGTCGGTCAGCGGGGCGGCCCTCCAGGAGGTGCCCACGGCCAACGTGATCAGCGAGCTCAAGGGCCGCGCGGCGGGGGTGGACATCATCTCCAACAGCGCCACCCCTGGTGGGGGCGGCCAGATCCGCATCCGGGGCAACCGTTCCCTGGCGACGACCCAGTCCGCGAGTGACGGTCTTGACCAACCGCTGTTGGTGGTGGATGGGATCCCTTATGGGGGAAGCATCAACGACCTTAACCCGGACGACATCGTTAGCCTGGACATCTTAAAGGACGCCTCCGCCACGGCGATCTACGGATCCAGGGGCTCGGGGGGCGTCATCCTCGTCACTACCCGGCGCGGCCGCGTTGGAAAGGCGGTCACGAGCGTCAACACCTATTTCGGGGTCTCCAGCATCCTTGGTGAATACCATGTATTTGACGGCAAAGAATATGCGCAGTTCAAAACGGACGCGGGCACCTATAACCGTTCCGCGGGTGGAACCGGCGTTAACTCTTACGCACTCACCAATGCGGAGCAGGCGGGGCTGGCGGCCGGCACCAGCACCGACTGGCAAAAGCTGATCTATCAAAAGGCGACGACCACATCCACCCAGCTCAACATCTCCGGCGGTACCGAGGGGACGCAATACGGGTTGAACGTGGGGTACTATAATGAAAACGGGATCATTCCGAACCAGAACTTCCGGCGGTTTGCGCTGGGGACCACGCTGGACCATAATATGAGCAGCCACCTTAAAATCGGGATCGCCACGATGAACTCCCTCCAGGTCGCCAATACACCGGGGGGGAGCGGGGTGCCCAGTGGGATCATGCGGTTTAGCCCGCTGACGTCGCCCTACAACCCGGACGGGTCGCTCAACCTGCACCCGCTGGTGGGGTCGATCGACGCCGCGTTTGTCAACCCCCTTACGTTAAAGACCGACGCCGTCGCCATCCTCGCCCGGGCGCGGACGCTCCGGACGTTTAACAGCCTGTACGGCGAATGGGCCATAATGCCCGGTTTAAAATACCGGATCAACGTCGGTTTGGACTACTATCAAACACAGAGCGACAATTATAGCGGGCCCAATACTTTTGTTCAAAACAATACATCGCTCGCTGCCGCTTCCGAGTCCGTGGGTAATTCCCAGTCCTGGCGCTATACGATCGAAAACCTCCTGACCTACGACAAGACGTTTGCGGAGAAACACCGGCTCACCTTTACCGGTTTGTATAGCGTGCAAAAAGACCATACCGACGCCAGCTCCTTTACCGGGACCGGCATCCCCGCGGACTACATCCAAAACACCAACCTCGCCCTGGCCAACACGGTCACGGCGGGCACGGGCACCTGGGCGGAACGCGGACTGATCTCCTATATGGGCCGGGTCAACTATGCGTACGACAACCGCTTTTTGCTGACGGCCACGGTCCGCGAGGACGGGGCTTCGGTGTTGTCCCAGGGTCACCAATACTTCGTTTACCCCGCTTTGGCCGGCGGCTGGAACCTGACCAACGAGAAATTCATGGCCGGCACCTCGCGCGTGCTGACCAACCTGAAACTGAGGGGCGGCTGGGGGATCACCTCCAACCAGGGCGTCGACCCGTATTCCACCTTGGGCGCGCTCACGACGAGCACGTACAACTTCGGGACCACCACCGCGGGTCAGCAGGGCACCTATGTGGTGACCAACCTTGCCAACCCCAACCTTCACTGGGAATCCACCGCGCAAACCAACATCGGCGTGGACTTCGGTTTTCTCAAAAGCCGGATCACGGGGAGCATCGACGTGTATCACCAGGCGACCAAAGACATCCTCCTGAGCGAGACCCTGCCGCCGAGCAATGGGGCCGGTACCACCATTGCCAACCTGGGGAAGACCTCGGGCAAAGGGATAGAGATCGCGCTGTCCACCATCAATATACAGGCCCGGAACTTTACCTGGTCCACGGACGTCAACTTCTACCTCAACCGCGAAAAAGTCGTCCAGCTGACCGCGCCGGGTGTCAAACAGGATATTGTCGACGGCTGGTTCGTCGGTCAACCGCTGTCGGTGATCTATGACCTGAAAAAGATCGGGATCTGGCAGACCTCCGACTCCATCAGCGGGAAGCTCGCTGCCCAGACTTCGCCGGTCCAGTACCCGGGTCAGATCAAGGTCCAGGACCTCAACCATGACGGCAAGATCGACGCCAACGACCGCCAGATCATCGGCAATTTCCAACCCAAATGGGAAGGCGGTTTTACCAGCCGGATGACGTATAAAAATATCGACTTCACCTTTGTCATCTTTGCGCGGATGGGCCAGATGGTGGAAGTCCCCTATATCACCGACGACGGGGGCGCCAACGGGTATCCGTTCTTTATGCAAAGCCGGGCCAACCAGCTCAAGGTGAACTACTGGACCCGGACCAACCCCACCAACGACTTCCCCGCGCCCGACGCCAGCCTCCAGTCGATCATCTGGGGCTCGACGCTGGGGTATACCGACGGGTCGTTTATCAAAATGCGCAGCATCAACCTCGGGTATACCTTCCCCTCCAGGGTCCTCGGCCACATCGGCATCAGCTCCCTGAGGGTATATGCCACGGCGGAAAATCCCTTTATCATCTGGGCGCCTTTTGTCAAAAAAGGATACGGCCCCGATCCCGAAGGGAACGGCTACGGCGGGTCGGTCACGACCGCCAATGCCGGGGGCACCACGCCTTCTCCCAGCCGCCAGGTCAGTGTCAACGCCAACAATCCCTCCACCCGCCAGTTTAACGTGGGGTTAAACCTCAAATTCTAA